One genomic region from Halorussus rarus encodes:
- a CDS encoding rubrerythrin-like domain-containing protein, whose amino-acid sequence MTHRDVEYESDADSEYECMACGAIARAASHPGTCADCGNAMRNRRMPYE is encoded by the coding sequence CTCACAGAGACGTCGAGTACGAATCGGACGCCGACAGCGAGTACGAGTGCATGGCGTGCGGCGCCATCGCGCGGGCGGCCAGCCACCCCGGGACCTGCGCCGACTGCGGGAACGCGATGCGGAACCGGCGGATGCCCTACGAGTAA
- the gdhB gene encoding glutamate dehydrogenase GdhB, with protein sequence MATNTLGDEDADDYAETESALETALRQLSAAAAHVDVDEGVIERLKHPTRVVEVGVPLKRDDGTVEVFTGYRAQHDDVRGPYKGGLRFHPEVTAEECVGLSMWMTWKCAVMDLPFGGGKGGVVVNPKGLSTGEKERLTRRFAEEIRDTIGPKRDIPAPDMGTDAQTMAWFMDAYSMQEGETTPGVVTGKPPVIGGSEGREEAPGRSVAIIAREAVRYYGKDVDESTVAVQGFGSVGANAARLLDDWGADVVAVSDVNGAAYDIGGLDTHAVPSHEEEPEAVMTYDAPNTLTNEEVLELDVDVLVPAAVGNVITADNADDVQADIVVEGANGPTTSAADTVLEERGVPVIPDILANAGGVTVSYFEWLQDINRRQWSLERVNDELESHMLSAWDDVRTEVEARDISWRDAAYVVALERVGEAKSSRGLWP encoded by the coding sequence ATGGCCACCAACACGCTCGGAGACGAGGACGCGGACGACTACGCGGAGACCGAATCGGCGCTCGAGACCGCCCTGCGACAGCTCTCGGCGGCGGCCGCCCACGTCGACGTCGACGAGGGCGTCATCGAACGCCTGAAGCACCCGACCCGGGTCGTTGAGGTCGGGGTGCCGCTGAAGCGCGACGACGGCACCGTCGAGGTGTTCACGGGCTACCGCGCCCAACACGACGACGTTCGGGGCCCCTACAAGGGCGGCCTGCGCTTCCACCCGGAGGTGACCGCCGAGGAGTGCGTGGGCCTGTCGATGTGGATGACCTGGAAGTGCGCCGTGATGGACCTCCCGTTCGGCGGCGGGAAAGGGGGCGTGGTCGTAAATCCGAAGGGGCTCAGCACCGGCGAGAAGGAGCGGCTCACCCGCCGGTTCGCCGAGGAGATCCGCGACACCATCGGGCCGAAGCGCGACATCCCGGCGCCGGACATGGGGACCGACGCCCAGACGATGGCGTGGTTCATGGACGCCTACTCGATGCAGGAGGGCGAGACGACCCCCGGCGTCGTCACCGGCAAGCCGCCGGTCATCGGCGGCAGCGAGGGCCGCGAGGAGGCGCCCGGCCGGTCGGTCGCCATCATCGCCCGGGAGGCCGTGCGGTACTACGGCAAGGACGTCGACGAGTCCACGGTGGCGGTCCAGGGGTTCGGCAGCGTCGGCGCGAACGCCGCCCGCCTGCTCGACGACTGGGGCGCCGACGTGGTCGCGGTCAGCGACGTCAACGGGGCGGCCTACGACATCGGCGGTCTCGACACCCACGCGGTGCCCTCCCACGAGGAGGAGCCCGAGGCCGTGATGACCTACGACGCGCCGAACACGCTCACGAACGAGGAGGTGCTGGAGCTCGACGTGGACGTGCTGGTCCCGGCCGCCGTCGGCAACGTCATCACCGCCGACAACGCCGACGACGTGCAGGCCGACATCGTGGTCGAGGGCGCCAACGGGCCGACGACGTCGGCGGCCGACACCGTGCTCGAAGAGCGCGGAGTCCCCGTGATCCCGGACATCCTGGCGAACGCGGGCGGGGTGACGGTGTCGTACTTCGAGTGGCTCCAGGACATCAACCGCCGGCAGTGGTCGCTCGAGCGCGTCAACGACGAGCTCGAATCACACATGCTCTCGGCCTGGGACGACGTCCGGACCGAGGTCGAGGCCCGCGACATCAGCTGGCGCGACGCGGCCTACGTCGTCGCGCTCGAACGCGTCGGCGAGGCCAAGTCCAGCAGAGGGCTCTGGCCGTAG
- a CDS encoding serpin family protein, producing MTLRRRETLALTGALLAGLAGCTGSDDPETTGTSTSPGSGDTPTPEDPPGDETTAADAPGFDDLDAPPFPRVDFVTDPDLSADLLADQLRGNVGFALDLLGVLREQQDAANLFVSPYSVSVAMAMTYAGARGETRTQMADALGYELDGENLHAAFAALAAEFERRNADGEDASGRVMTEREKDAGPAFELTTANSAWGQEGYPFREAYLDLLDAYYRAGLQLADFSGAPEDARKRINAWVAEHTNDRIEDLLPRDSIDATTRLVLTNAVYFSARWRVPFSEEQTEPRPFTALDGTTVEVPTMHRSIETSYAAVGGHQLVELPYANEQTSMVVVLPAEGEFEAFEEALTVDRLAIMLDRAEAALVDLALPKFEVESAFSLVEALRALGVEAAFSGNADFAGMVEGEGGLYLDDVVHQSFVTVDERGTEAAAATAAIIAESAPARQAEMTVDRPFLFYIRDRPTETPLFAGRVTSLGKSN from the coding sequence ATGACCCTCCGACGCCGCGAGACGCTCGCGCTGACCGGCGCCCTCCTCGCGGGGCTCGCCGGCTGTACGGGCAGCGACGACCCCGAGACGACCGGAACGTCGACCAGTCCCGGAAGCGGGGACACCCCGACCCCCGAAGATCCGCCGGGCGACGAGACGACCGCGGCGGACGCTCCCGGCTTCGACGACCTCGACGCCCCGCCGTTCCCGCGGGTCGACTTCGTCACCGACCCCGACCTCTCCGCCGACCTGCTCGCCGACCAGCTCCGGGGCAACGTCGGGTTCGCGCTCGACCTGCTCGGCGTGCTGCGCGAGCAGCAGGACGCGGCCAATCTGTTCGTCTCGCCGTACAGCGTCTCGGTCGCGATGGCGATGACCTACGCCGGGGCGCGGGGCGAGACGCGGACGCAGATGGCAGACGCGCTCGGCTACGAACTCGACGGCGAGAATCTCCACGCGGCGTTCGCGGCGCTGGCGGCCGAATTCGAGCGCCGTAACGCCGACGGCGAGGATGCCAGCGGGCGCGTGATGACCGAGCGGGAGAAGGACGCCGGGCCGGCCTTCGAACTCACCACTGCCAACTCGGCGTGGGGCCAGGAGGGCTACCCCTTCCGGGAGGCGTACCTCGACCTGCTCGACGCCTACTACCGGGCGGGCCTGCAGCTCGCGGACTTCTCGGGCGCCCCCGAGGACGCCCGGAAGCGCATCAACGCGTGGGTCGCCGAGCACACGAACGACCGCATCGAGGACCTGCTGCCGCGGGACTCCATCGACGCGACGACCCGCCTGGTGCTGACGAACGCCGTCTACTTCTCGGCGCGCTGGCGCGTCCCCTTCTCCGAGGAGCAGACCGAACCCCGGCCGTTCACCGCGCTCGACGGGACGACGGTCGAGGTGCCGACGATGCACCGGTCGATCGAGACCAGCTACGCCGCGGTCGGCGGCCACCAGCTCGTGGAGCTCCCCTACGCCAACGAGCAGACCAGCATGGTCGTCGTCCTCCCCGCGGAAGGGGAGTTCGAGGCGTTCGAGGAGGCGCTGACGGTCGACCGCCTGGCCATCATGCTCGACCGGGCCGAGGCCGCGCTGGTCGACCTCGCGCTCCCGAAGTTCGAGGTCGAGTCGGCGTTCAGCCTGGTCGAGGCGCTCCGGGCGCTCGGCGTCGAGGCGGCGTTCTCCGGGAACGCCGACTTCGCCGGGATGGTCGAGGGCGAGGGCGGCCTGTACCTCGACGACGTCGTCCACCAGAGCTTCGTGACCGTCGACGAGCGCGGCACCGAGGCCGCGGCCGCGACGGCTGCCATCATCGCCGAGAGCGCGCCGGCCAGACAGGCGGAGATGACCGTCGACCGGCCGTTCCTGTTCTACATCCGCGACAGGCCGACCGAGACGCCGCTGTTCGCGGGTCGCGTGACGAGCCTCGGAAAATCGAACTGA
- a CDS encoding VOC family protein — MEPESFFHVAVKTDDLDASEAFYREHFDAEVVERGSADDGEGATAVDHVALDVADRLVYLFGEAPYEAAGLVDSVPTGFLHFGYVVADVDAAHERLTAAGVEFVMEPTTFGDLKIAFLTDPTGVRIELIEHLQ, encoded by the coding sequence ATGGAGCCGGAATCGTTCTTCCACGTCGCGGTGAAGACCGACGACCTCGACGCGAGCGAGGCGTTCTACCGGGAACACTTCGACGCCGAGGTGGTCGAGCGAGGCAGCGCCGACGACGGCGAGGGCGCGACGGCCGTCGACCACGTCGCGCTGGACGTCGCGGACAGACTGGTGTACCTGTTCGGCGAGGCACCCTACGAGGCGGCCGGCCTGGTCGACTCCGTTCCGACCGGCTTCCTTCACTTCGGCTACGTCGTCGCGGACGTCGACGCCGCCCACGAGCGGTTGACGGCCGCCGGCGTCGAGTTCGTCATGGAGCCGACGACGTTCGGCGACCTGAAGATCGCGTTCCTCACCGACCCTACCGGCGTCCGAATCGAACTGATAGAACACCTTCAGTGA
- a CDS encoding hydroxyacid-oxoacid transhydrogenase: MSYDRSVSAPTRDPAPETVWSIRMPEIRFGRNAADELGFQLRDLGVGDDARGLVVTDANLVDLGHAGRVESHLADAGFAVDVYDESEREPSVEAAEDCIAFVRDEAGADGYDFYVGLGGGSCMDTAKVTRAVVANGGSPLDYVAEPTGAGERLAESGPPLVLLPTTAGTGAEISPVAILSVPEKEIKEGISSNHVRADAAVLDPTLTTTLPPDLTAKTAMDALGHAMEGYTTHEYDSLLRPTDPAERPVYAGRTPLTEMFSEKAIDLLSSNVRRAVHNGDDLEARENMLQGALFGAIAGLTAGASLCHAMAYPVGNRYHTNHGETIAVLTPASTIDYNAASDPGRFADLAELFGVDTTGKSDREAADALKEQYIQLQRDLNVLPSGLHELAGVTEDEVDWLATQTVETQERLLRTNPRPVTEADVREIFLDALDNWET; this comes from the coding sequence ATGAGCTACGACCGCTCGGTGTCGGCGCCGACCCGCGACCCCGCGCCGGAGACCGTCTGGAGCATCCGGATGCCCGAGATACGGTTCGGCCGGAACGCGGCCGACGAGCTTGGCTTCCAACTCCGGGACCTCGGCGTCGGCGACGACGCCCGGGGGCTGGTCGTGACCGACGCGAACCTCGTCGACCTCGGCCACGCCGGCCGGGTCGAAAGCCACCTCGCGGACGCCGGGTTCGCGGTCGACGTCTACGACGAGTCCGAGCGCGAGCCCTCGGTCGAGGCGGCCGAGGACTGCATCGCGTTCGTCCGCGACGAGGCGGGCGCGGACGGCTACGACTTCTACGTCGGCCTCGGCGGCGGGAGCTGCATGGACACCGCGAAGGTGACCCGGGCGGTGGTCGCCAACGGAGGGAGCCCGCTCGACTACGTCGCCGAGCCCACCGGCGCGGGCGAACGCCTGGCGGAGTCCGGGCCGCCGCTGGTGCTGCTGCCGACGACCGCGGGGACCGGCGCCGAGATCTCGCCGGTCGCCATCCTCTCGGTCCCCGAGAAGGAGATCAAGGAGGGCATCTCGAGCAACCACGTCCGGGCCGACGCCGCGGTGCTGGACCCGACGCTGACGACGACGCTCCCGCCGGACCTCACGGCGAAGACCGCGATGGACGCGCTCGGCCACGCGATGGAGGGGTACACCACCCACGAGTACGACTCGCTGCTCCGGCCGACCGACCCGGCCGAGCGCCCGGTGTACGCCGGCCGGACGCCGCTGACCGAGATGTTCTCCGAGAAGGCCATCGACCTGCTCTCGTCGAACGTCCGGCGGGCGGTCCACAACGGCGACGACCTCGAAGCGCGCGAGAACATGCTCCAGGGCGCGCTGTTCGGCGCCATCGCCGGGCTCACCGCGGGCGCGAGCCTCTGCCACGCGATGGCGTACCCGGTCGGCAACCGCTACCACACGAACCACGGCGAGACCATCGCGGTGCTCACGCCCGCCAGCACCATCGATTACAACGCCGCGAGCGACCCCGGCCGGTTCGCCGACCTCGCCGAACTGTTCGGCGTGGACACGACCGGCAAGTCGGACCGGGAGGCCGCCGACGCGCTCAAGGAACAGTACATTCAGCTCCAGCGGGACCTCAACGTCCTGCCGAGCGGGCTCCACGAGCTGGCGGGCGTCACCGAGGACGAGGTCGACTGGCTCGCGACACAGACCGTCGAGACCCAGGAGCGCCTCCTGCGGACCAACCCTCGCCCCGTAACCGAGGCGGACGTCCGCGAGATATTCCTCGACGCGCTCGACAACTGGGAGACGTGA
- a CDS encoding A/G-specific adenine glycosylase, translating to MSDAEPDGADYALPDDLPAVREALVSWYEADHRQFPWRETDDAYEILVSEVMSQQTQLGRVVEAWEAFLDRWPTTADLAAADRADVVGFWTDHSLGYNNRAKYLHEAAGQVVEEYDGEFPESPDELQELMGVGPYTANAVASFAFNNGDAVVDTNVKRVLHRAFDVPDDDAAFEAAAREAMPAGESRVWNNAVMELGGVACEQTPKCDSAGCPWREWCHAYETGDFTAPDVPTQPSFEGSRRQFRGRVVSTLKEYDELPLSKLGPRIRVDYAPDGEYGREWLEGLLGDLADDGLVDVTEQGGETVARLRR from the coding sequence ATGAGCGACGCCGAACCGGACGGAGCCGACTACGCCCTCCCCGACGACCTCCCGGCGGTCCGCGAGGCGCTGGTCTCGTGGTACGAGGCCGACCACCGGCAGTTCCCGTGGCGCGAGACCGACGACGCCTACGAGATCCTGGTCTCGGAGGTCATGAGCCAGCAGACCCAGCTCGGCCGGGTCGTCGAGGCCTGGGAGGCGTTCCTCGACCGGTGGCCGACGACCGCGGACCTGGCGGCGGCCGACCGGGCCGACGTGGTGGGGTTCTGGACCGACCACAGCCTCGGCTACAACAACCGCGCGAAGTACCTCCACGAGGCCGCCGGGCAGGTGGTCGAGGAGTACGACGGGGAGTTCCCCGAGTCCCCCGACGAACTCCAGGAACTGATGGGCGTCGGACCCTACACTGCCAACGCTGTCGCCTCCTTCGCGTTCAACAACGGGGACGCGGTTGTCGACACCAACGTCAAGCGCGTCCTCCACCGCGCGTTCGACGTGCCCGACGACGACGCCGCGTTCGAGGCCGCCGCGCGCGAGGCGATGCCCGCGGGCGAGTCGCGGGTCTGGAACAACGCCGTCATGGAATTAGGGGGCGTCGCCTGCGAGCAGACCCCGAAGTGCGACTCGGCCGGGTGTCCGTGGCGCGAGTGGTGTCACGCCTACGAGACCGGCGACTTCACCGCGCCGGACGTCCCCACCCAGCCGAGCTTCGAGGGGAGCAGGCGCCAGTTCCGGGGCCGGGTCGTCTCGACGCTGAAGGAGTACGACGAGCTCCCGCTGTCGAAGCTCGGCCCCCGGATTCGGGTCGACTACGCGCCCGACGGTGAGTACGGCCGCGAGTGGCTGGAGGGTCTCCTCGGCGACCTCGCAGACGACGGTCTCGTGGACGTGACCGAGCAGGGCGGGGAGACGGTCGCGCGGCTTCGCCGGTGA
- a CDS encoding YgaP family membrane protein, with protein sequence MQKNVGGLDEGIRITLGPLLLVLSIGSFRGALRLRRSVAAGAFLVGAVLTVTGLTQTCPANSAAGRDTYRASDAAGELSEEASAVRDRALR encoded by the coding sequence ATGCAAAAGAACGTCGGCGGACTCGACGAGGGGATTCGCATCACGCTCGGACCGCTGCTGCTCGTGCTGTCGATCGGCTCGTTCCGCGGGGCCTTGCGACTCCGCAGGTCGGTCGCGGCGGGTGCCTTCCTGGTCGGCGCCGTCCTCACCGTCACCGGCCTGACCCAGACCTGCCCGGCCAACAGCGCGGCGGGCAGGGACACGTACCGGGCGTCCGATGCGGCCGGGGAACTGAGCGAGGAGGCCAGCGCGGTCCGCGACCGGGCGCTCCGGTAA
- a CDS encoding RNase P subunit p30 family protein, whose protein sequence is MPRYEGVHAHPDGDSTAARFAATAAEYEFDGVVVRNHSDATAGLDEADRERIADEYGVDVVDAIEIRADDPDVASGHVGNYRPKHAILALHGGTNALNRFAVESDRVDVLAHPMAGRGDFNHVLAKAAADHGTRVEFDLSRVLRDDGGPRVQALQDLRKLRELVEKYEVPYVVSANPTSHLQVRAPRELAAVGEAIGFSKDQIRTGLAEWAALAERNRERMSDDFIAPGVKRGRHEEDA, encoded by the coding sequence ATGCCACGCTACGAGGGCGTCCACGCCCACCCCGACGGCGACAGCACCGCGGCGCGGTTCGCGGCGACCGCCGCCGAGTACGAGTTCGACGGCGTCGTCGTTCGCAACCACAGCGACGCGACCGCCGGCCTCGACGAGGCGGACCGCGAGCGCATCGCCGACGAGTACGGCGTGGACGTGGTCGACGCCATCGAGATCCGGGCCGACGACCCCGATGTGGCGTCGGGCCACGTCGGCAACTACCGGCCAAAACACGCGATCCTGGCGCTCCACGGCGGGACGAACGCGCTCAACCGGTTCGCGGTGGAGTCCGACCGGGTCGACGTGCTGGCCCACCCGATGGCCGGCCGGGGCGACTTCAACCACGTGCTCGCGAAGGCCGCGGCCGACCACGGGACCCGCGTGGAGTTCGACCTCTCGCGGGTGCTCCGGGACGACGGCGGCCCGCGGGTGCAAGCGCTCCAGGACCTCCGGAAGCTCCGCGAGCTGGTCGAGAAGTACGAGGTGCCCTACGTCGTCAGCGCGAACCCGACCAGTCACCTCCAGGTGCGGGCGCCACGGGAACTCGCCGCGGTGGGGGAAGCGATCGGCTTCTCGAAGGACCAGATTCGGACCGGACTCGCCGAGTGGGCCGCCCTCGCCGAGCGCAACCGCGAGCGGATGTCCGACGACTTCATAGCGCCGGGGGTCAAACGCGGCAGGCATGAAGAAGACGCTTGA
- a CDS encoding class I SAM-dependent methyltransferase gives MKKTLEEHAARFDDVAGEYDDSQNDTEEYRACVSLVVEHADPDGDETVADLGTGTGAIALALADQAGEVVGRDISEGMMERAREKAEAQGIDNVEFGEGRFREPDVDSADVVVSNFAMHHLADAEKREAIEAIAELGPRKFVLGDVMFFGEPDPDEPFYSPEVDDPSTVGHLADALTDAGFALTAVERVHDQVGVLVAERGAE, from the coding sequence ATGAAGAAGACGCTTGAGGAGCACGCCGCCCGCTTCGACGACGTCGCCGGCGAGTACGACGACAGCCAGAATGACACCGAGGAGTACCGCGCCTGCGTGTCGCTGGTGGTCGAACACGCAGACCCCGACGGAGACGAGACCGTGGCGGACCTCGGCACCGGCACGGGCGCCATCGCGCTGGCGCTGGCCGACCAGGCCGGCGAGGTCGTCGGCCGCGACATCAGCGAGGGGATGATGGAGCGGGCCCGCGAGAAGGCCGAGGCCCAGGGCATCGACAACGTGGAGTTCGGCGAGGGCCGCTTCCGGGAGCCCGACGTCGACTCGGCCGACGTCGTGGTCTCGAACTTCGCGATGCACCACCTCGCCGACGCGGAGAAGCGCGAGGCCATCGAGGCCATCGCCGAGCTGGGGCCGCGGAAGTTCGTGCTCGGCGACGTGATGTTCTTCGGCGAGCCCGACCCCGACGAGCCGTTCTACAGCCCGGAGGTCGACGACCCCTCGACGGTCGGCCACCTCGCGGACGCGCTGACCGACGCCGGATTCGCGCTGACCGCGGTCGAGCGCGTCCACGACCAGGTCGGGGTGCTGGTGGCCGAGCGCGGCGCCGAGTGA
- a CDS encoding MBL fold metallo-hydrolase has protein sequence MSKTKQDSPDISPEEVADRRDDEDLFVLDVRNEDDYGEWAIEGSHNLPIYDQLLDDDFSGLEASLDEIPEDREIAVVCVAGITSDSAAGFLRNRGYDAKSMTDGMNGWGRVHVPYEVEDLDGVVQVVRPGTGCVSYLVHDGEEGVVVDPSLYVEEYRDLAEERGVELVGAVDTHAHADHVSGGRELAAGYDAPYYLHPDDGGDLDDYEPIEDGDTVAVGDRSLDVLHTPGHTPGSVSLRVGDALLSGDTLFIDSVGRPDLEGDTETDVREGARELFDSLDHLADLPEETVVLPGHFSDEELRPLATTLGELEGDNELFGMDDPDRFVDTIVESLSDEPANYNRIKAINWGEEPLTDDAADLELGPNNCAAN, from the coding sequence ATGAGCAAAACTAAGCAAGACAGTCCCGACATCAGCCCCGAGGAAGTGGCCGACCGACGAGACGACGAGGACCTGTTCGTCCTCGACGTTCGCAACGAGGACGACTACGGGGAGTGGGCGATCGAGGGGAGTCACAACCTGCCGATTTACGACCAGTTACTCGACGACGACTTCTCCGGACTGGAGGCGTCGCTCGACGAGATTCCCGAGGACAGGGAGATCGCCGTGGTCTGCGTGGCGGGGATCACCTCCGACTCCGCGGCCGGTTTCCTCCGGAACCGCGGCTACGACGCCAAGTCGATGACCGACGGCATGAACGGGTGGGGCCGCGTCCACGTTCCGTACGAGGTCGAGGACCTCGACGGCGTGGTCCAAGTCGTCCGCCCGGGCACCGGCTGCGTCTCCTACCTCGTCCACGACGGCGAGGAGGGCGTCGTGGTCGACCCCAGCCTCTACGTCGAGGAGTACCGCGACCTCGCCGAGGAGCGCGGCGTCGAACTCGTCGGCGCGGTCGACACGCACGCCCACGCCGACCACGTCAGCGGCGGGCGGGAACTGGCGGCCGGCTACGACGCGCCGTACTACCTCCACCCGGACGACGGCGGCGACCTCGACGACTACGAGCCCATCGAGGACGGCGATACCGTGGCGGTGGGCGACCGCAGCCTCGACGTCCTCCACACGCCGGGTCACACGCCCGGTAGCGTCTCGCTCCGCGTCGGCGACGCGCTGCTCTCGGGCGACACGCTGTTCATCGACAGCGTGGGCCGACCCGACCTCGAGGGCGACACCGAGACGGACGTCCGCGAGGGCGCGCGCGAACTCTTCGACAGCCTCGACCACCTCGCCGACCTTCCCGAGGAGACGGTCGTCCTGCCGGGCCACTTCAGCGACGAGGAGCTCCGGCCGCTCGCCACCACGCTCGGCGAACTCGAGGGTGACAACGAGCTGTTCGGGATGGACGACCCCGACCGGTTCGTCGACACCATCGTCGAGAGCCTCTCGGACGAGCCGGCGAACTACAACCGGATCAAGGCGATCAACTGGGGCGAGGAGCCGCTGACGGACGACGCCGCCGACCTCGAACTGGGACCGAACAACTGCGCGGCCAACTGA
- a CDS encoding phosphotransferase family protein, with product MADELSDETLQRMVSVVDPDWQLREATPVERGFCRVSRLVVETPASTRECYLKAVPEGRDAGVAADARVSAVVREHTAAPVPEVYGVVDDHPDLPAPFFLMEAMPGDEVPYEQVGWVADDVLRTLARQLGESLGELHRIDAVESFGYVSYDESRELAGGRPSGTVDELRVRDGLDSWPAYLRARVDHELGRHAESGFSELTPRLESWCEDRIERIERLDGEFEPVLGRNDHGFHNVLVDAGTGDLTALLDWAYTLAVTPAYDLQFAAYLFGGGFLAAIPEVEDRQELVRDALLAGYRSTAPDLADAASTYRPLYELLATVRIMNDFEQLRPRLPEGTGEVVAKGLREDVESLVDGDTREGYSR from the coding sequence ATGGCCGACGAGCTATCTGACGAGACCCTCCAGCGGATGGTGTCGGTCGTCGACCCCGACTGGCAGCTCCGGGAGGCGACGCCGGTCGAGCGCGGGTTCTGCCGGGTGTCCCGCCTCGTCGTCGAGACCCCCGCGTCGACCCGGGAGTGCTACCTCAAGGCGGTTCCCGAGGGCCGCGACGCAGGCGTCGCCGCCGACGCGCGCGTCTCGGCAGTCGTGCGCGAGCACACGGCCGCACCGGTGCCGGAAGTGTACGGCGTCGTGGACGACCACCCCGACCTGCCGGCGCCGTTCTTCCTCATGGAGGCGATGCCAGGCGACGAGGTGCCCTACGAGCAGGTGGGATGGGTCGCCGACGACGTGCTCCGGACGCTGGCCCGACAGCTGGGCGAGTCGCTGGGCGAACTCCACCGCATCGACGCGGTCGAGTCGTTCGGCTACGTCTCGTACGACGAGTCGCGGGAGCTCGCCGGCGGACGGCCGTCGGGGACCGTCGACGAACTCCGCGTCCGGGACGGGCTCGACTCGTGGCCGGCGTACCTGCGGGCGCGGGTCGACCACGAACTGGGTCGGCACGCCGAGTCGGGGTTCTCGGAGCTCACGCCCCGGCTGGAGTCGTGGTGCGAGGACCGTATCGAACGCATCGAGCGCCTCGACGGGGAGTTCGAGCCGGTGCTGGGCCGCAACGACCACGGCTTCCACAACGTCCTGGTCGACGCCGGCACCGGCGACCTGACCGCGCTGCTCGACTGGGCGTACACCCTCGCGGTGACGCCGGCGTACGACCTCCAGTTCGCCGCGTACCTGTTCGGCGGCGGGTTCCTCGCGGCGATTCCCGAGGTGGAGGACCGCCAGGAGCTAGTCAGGGACGCGCTGCTGGCGGGCTATCGGTCGACCGCACCCGACCTGGCCGACGCCGCGTCGACGTATCGCCCGCTCTACGAACTGCTGGCGACGGTCCGCATCATGAACGACTTCGAGCAGTTGCGTCCGCGACTGCCGGAGGGGACGGGGGAAGTCGTCGCGAAGGGTCTCCGCGAGGACGTCGAATCGCTGGTCGACGGGGACACGCGAGAAGGGTACAGCCGATAG
- a CDS encoding ABC transporter permease, with product MSVADYTTRHRRGIAAGAVAVVALAALAALFDLPVADLLTVGTFERALRAATPIALAAIGGLYAEKSGVFNIGLEGFMIFGALSGAAGAWLASGSGSVGQADLWVGVVVAVVVCTLLTAIFAVLTIRYEADQIVAGLAVWFVGLGFGPFTATVLWDGVSSPSLPNIDNVTVPVLAEIPVVGRVLFDASPLVLFTILAAVAAWVVLYRTRYGYWVQAAGENPEALDTAGVDVNRVRYGAVLFSGAMAGLAGAVLSIGIGSGFTGTGVTMVDGRGWIAIVAYLFGNYNPLGAFGASLLFGATDMLQVQFQTVGISLPGSIVGLFPYVAVLVVLTLVGYTRVPAAVGEPYDTEE from the coding sequence GTGAGCGTCGCCGACTATACGACTCGACACCGGCGCGGCATCGCCGCCGGCGCAGTCGCAGTCGTCGCGCTGGCGGCGCTCGCCGCGCTGTTCGACCTGCCGGTGGCCGACCTGCTGACGGTCGGGACGTTCGAGCGCGCGCTCCGGGCCGCGACGCCCATCGCGCTGGCGGCCATCGGCGGCCTCTACGCCGAGAAGAGCGGCGTGTTCAACATCGGGCTCGAGGGGTTCATGATATTCGGCGCGCTCTCGGGCGCGGCCGGGGCGTGGCTCGCGTCCGGCAGCGGGTCGGTCGGGCAGGCCGACCTCTGGGTCGGCGTCGTCGTCGCAGTGGTGGTCTGTACGCTGCTGACAGCGATCTTCGCCGTCCTGACCATCCGGTACGAGGCCGACCAGATCGTCGCCGGGCTGGCGGTGTGGTTCGTCGGCCTCGGCTTCGGGCCGTTCACCGCCACCGTGCTCTGGGACGGCGTCTCCAGCCCCTCGCTCCCGAACATCGACAACGTGACCGTGCCGGTGTTGGCCGAGATTCCGGTGGTCGGTCGCGTCCTCTTCGACGCGTCGCCGCTGGTGCTGTTCACCATCCTGGCCGCGGTCGCGGCGTGGGTCGTCCTCTACCGGACCAGGTACGGCTACTGGGTCCAGGCCGCGGGCGAGAACCCCGAGGCGCTCGACACAGCCGGCGTCGACGTCAACCGCGTGCGCTACGGGGCGGTGCTGTTCTCGGGCGCGATGGCCGGCCTCGCCGGCGCGGTGCTCTCGATCGGCATCGGCAGTGGGTTCACCGGCACCGGCGTCACGATGGTCGACGGCCGCGGGTGGATCGCCATCGTGGCGTACCTGTTCGGCAACTACAACCCGCTGGGCGCGTTCGGCGCGTCGCTGCTGTTCGGCGCGACCGACATGCTCCAGGTCCAGTTCCAGACCGTCGGCATCTCGCTGCCCGGCAGCATCGTCGGGCTGTTCCCCTACGTCGCGGTGCTGGTGGTGCTGACGCTCGTGGGGTACACCCGGGTGCCGGCCGCGGTCGGCGAACCCTACGACACCGAGGAGTAG